The proteins below come from a single Patescibacteria group bacterium genomic window:
- the dnaB gene encoding replicative DNA helicase — protein MAKKFTAKEVLSVKVPPQNPQAEASLLGSLLMDKDAIIKIADVVHIDDFYVDKNSHIFESILSLYEKREPLDVVTLSEELDKQGTLKSMGGASYLTELVNGVPSAAHVVQYAQFVAQKATLRRLIKASSQINTMAYDEDQPLDSLLDNAEKTLFDVSQKHLRQNFVSIKDVLAESFDRLDSLHKDKESLRGVPTGFSGIDNLLAGLQKSDLIILAARPSMGKTSLALNIAQNVATKEGVPVGVFSLEMSKEQLIDRLLASEAGIDSWKLRTGSLEDKDFEKLNKAMGVLSEAPIYIDDSAMANVMEMRTKARRLQSEHDLGLIVIDYLQLMSGRNSSENRVQEISEISRGLKGMARELNVPVIALSQLSRSVEQRSPKIPQLSDLRESGSIEQDADVVMFIYREDYYEKDSEKKNIADILIKKHRNGPTGEVELFFQPEQTLFKSIDRGGQN, from the coding sequence ATGGCTAAGAAGTTTACAGCCAAAGAGGTCCTGAGCGTCAAGGTACCGCCGCAAAACCCCCAGGCCGAAGCCAGCCTACTTGGGTCGCTACTGATGGATAAAGACGCAATAATTAAAATTGCCGATGTAGTGCATATTGACGATTTTTATGTAGATAAAAATAGTCATATATTTGAATCCATCCTTAGTCTATACGAAAAACGCGAACCGCTAGATGTAGTAACACTCTCTGAAGAGCTGGATAAGCAGGGTACACTTAAGAGTATGGGCGGCGCAAGTTACCTGACGGAGCTTGTTAATGGCGTTCCATCAGCTGCGCATGTAGTGCAGTACGCCCAGTTTGTTGCCCAAAAGGCCACTCTGCGAAGACTAATCAAGGCCTCTAGTCAAATTAACACAATGGCCTATGACGAGGATCAGCCTCTCGATAGCTTATTGGATAATGCCGAGAAAACACTTTTCGATGTCAGCCAAAAGCACCTCAGGCAAAACTTTGTGTCTATAAAGGATGTCCTAGCCGAGAGTTTTGATCGTCTCGATAGCTTGCACAAAGATAAAGAAAGTCTGCGCGGAGTTCCAACTGGATTTTCCGGGATAGATAATCTTTTGGCAGGCCTACAGAAATCCGACTTAATTATCTTAGCGGCTCGGCCTAGTATGGGCAAAACTAGCTTGGCGTTAAATATTGCCCAGAATGTCGCAACTAAAGAGGGTGTCCCAGTGGGCGTATTTAGCCTAGAGATGAGCAAGGAGCAATTGATAGACAGACTTCTCGCGTCGGAGGCCGGCATTGATAGCTGGAAGCTTAGAACGGGGAGTCTTGAAGATAAGGATTTTGAAAAACTCAATAAGGCCATGGGGGTATTGTCCGAAGCGCCGATATACATCGACGACTCTGCCATGGCAAATGTTATGGAGATGAGAACTAAAGCCCGCCGTCTTCAATCTGAGCACGATCTAGGGCTGATAGTTATAGATTATTTGCAGCTAATGAGTGGCCGTAACTCATCAGAAAATAGGGTTCAGGAGATATCCGAAATATCCCGCGGTCTTAAGGGAATGGCCCGAGAGCTAAATGTGCCTGTTATTGCCTTGTCTCAGCTTTCTAGGTCGGTTGAGCAAAGATCACCAAAGATCCCGCAGTTGTCCGATTTACGAGAATCTGGTTCTATAGAGCAGGATGCTGATGTAGTGATGTTTATATATCGCGAGGATTATTATGAGAAGGATTCTGAGAAGAAGAATATCGCGGATATTCTTATAAAAAAGCATCGTAATGGTCCAACTGGCGAAGTCGAACTATTCTTCCAGCCCGAGCAAACCCTCTTTAAGTCTATTGACCGAGGCGGCCAAAATTAA
- a CDS encoding serine hydroxymethyltransferase, which translates to MNKIYKLTEQENSRQQATINLIASENYPSPKVLDLLGSIWNDKYAEGYPGKRYYGGNILADELEEFVQQKSLEVFDSTGEYGVNVQVLSGSPANAMVFLTVLEPGDTVLSLDLASGGHLSHLHSSSSYLKFFNHQSYYLTPSPQGFVLDLAELKRKIIKYKPRLLVVGFSAYPQKYEFTEICSLAHGNGCLVLADIAHISGLVATGEHSSPFNPDGSGADFVTTTTHKTLRGPRSALLFAKKQYMPAINKTVFPGTSGGPHLNQIAAVGQALMEVLGEDEYTDKVPFSKYIKSVVANTASLEQGVLSSGITVSAKSETHLSLINLPKASDSLAIQQTLEVSGVITNRNSVPGDLKSAWRPSGLRLGMAALTSRGIGISQSRELGMLIGKAILGDLQSNQLATYTAKLANDLAWPYDNAFKRSL; encoded by the coding sequence ATGAATAAAATATACAAGCTAACTGAGCAAGAAAACTCTCGTCAGCAAGCCACTATCAATTTAATAGCCTCAGAAAACTACCCAAGTCCTAAAGTTTTAGATTTGCTAGGTTCAATATGGAATGATAAATACGCCGAAGGCTACCCAGGAAAGCGATATTATGGAGGCAACATACTCGCCGATGAGCTAGAAGAGTTTGTACAGCAAAAGTCTCTTGAGGTGTTTGATTCAACTGGTGAGTATGGCGTAAATGTCCAAGTACTGTCTGGTAGCCCAGCAAATGCCATGGTATTTTTAACTGTTCTTGAGCCTGGCGATACAGTACTTAGCCTGGACTTAGCCAGCGGTGGCCACCTCAGCCATCTTCACTCGTCTAGCAGCTATCTAAAGTTCTTCAACCACCAATCATACTACCTCACGCCTAGCCCCCAGGGCTTTGTTTTGGATCTAGCCGAGCTTAAGCGCAAAATTATTAAGTATAAGCCAAGGTTATTGGTCGTTGGGTTTTCGGCCTATCCACAAAAGTATGAGTTTACAGAAATATGCAGCCTGGCTCATGGTAATGGCTGCCTTGTATTGGCAGATATTGCTCACATTTCAGGATTAGTCGCCACCGGTGAGCACAGCAGCCCATTTAATCCTGATGGCAGTGGGGCGGACTTCGTGACAACAACCACGCACAAGACACTGCGTGGACCGCGCTCAGCGTTACTTTTTGCTAAAAAGCAGTACATGCCAGCGATCAATAAGACTGTTTTTCCTGGAACCAGCGGTGGGCCGCATCTCAATCAGATAGCTGCCGTTGGCCAGGCCTTAATGGAGGTACTCGGCGAGGACGAGTACACCGACAAAGTGCCTTTTAGTAAATACATCAAATCAGTCGTAGCTAATACTGCTTCGCTAGAGCAAGGAGTACTCTCGTCTGGCATTACCGTCTCAGCCAAGAGCGAAACCCACCTTAGCTTAATTAATCTGCCCAAGGCCTCCGATAGCCTAGCAATTCAGCAAACACTTGAAGTTTCAGGTGTAATAACAAATCGTAATTCAGTGCCCGGCGACCTCAAATCAGCATGGCGGCCCAGTGGCCTGAGACTTGGCATGGCGGCCCTAACTAGTCGTGGCATAGGCATTTCCCAGTCCAGAGAGCTCGGCATGCTGATAGGCAAAGCCATTTTAGGCGATCTACAAAGTAACCAGCTCGCTACCTACACCGCCAAGCTAGCCAATGACCTTGCATGGCCATACGATAATGCGTTTAAGCGTAGTTTGTAG
- the dnaX gene encoding DNA polymerase III subunit gamma/tau produces the protein MSNLALYRKYRSADFSEVVGQKHVVSTLTNAIATGKHSHAYLLTGPRGVGKTSIARIIAKQLNGLNKEDSISSHLDIIEIDGASNRGIDEIRSLREKVQVLPAKLEYKVYIIDEVHMLTTPAFNALLKTLEEPPAHVVFIFATTEAHKLPETITSRTQRFDFKPILASDMTKHLRYIADQENIIIEDKALDLIAKISRGGFRDAISLLDQVSAIKGPITVSIISDFTGLQDSTKIKQIFDARDANQIKEMLSFLQALYDSGADTSLLAQQMLDSIQSYLQQGDVYSDEFLLGLAENLHWVQSNIRQSSLPQLVLQVGLAKSFINSQANSTQPTMPMALASAQVNSHKEVGNIEGASTAGAPKSKTLEPETKLRPDSEELFIKSLSVIKHYNNSLYAVLKGAEIRVYKDSIEVVCRFSFHKDRIAEPRNTSLVEKAFTKVYGRSMHLIIKLEAIKKPTQIDSQEELVSSAMAILGGEVIDG, from the coding sequence TTGTCTAATTTAGCTTTATATCGTAAATATAGATCTGCTGACTTCAGCGAGGTAGTTGGCCAGAAGCATGTCGTTAGTACTCTTACTAACGCTATAGCCACGGGCAAACATAGTCACGCTTATCTGCTTACGGGGCCGCGTGGTGTTGGTAAAACAAGCATTGCTAGGATTATCGCCAAGCAATTAAACGGCCTAAATAAGGAGGATTCTATATCTAGCCACCTCGATATAATAGAGATAGATGGGGCTAGTAATCGCGGCATAGATGAAATTCGAAGCCTTAGAGAGAAAGTCCAGGTTTTACCTGCCAAGCTCGAGTACAAGGTTTATATTATCGATGAAGTACACATGCTCACCACCCCTGCCTTTAATGCCCTATTAAAGACCCTCGAGGAGCCACCTGCCCATGTCGTATTTATTTTTGCCACCACCGAAGCGCACAAGCTGCCCGAGACAATTACATCCAGGACGCAAAGATTCGATTTTAAGCCAATCCTTGCTTCTGATATGACAAAGCACTTAAGATACATCGCAGACCAAGAAAATATAATAATTGAAGACAAGGCACTGGACTTGATTGCTAAGATCAGCCGGGGTGGCTTTAGGGATGCAATTAGCTTATTAGACCAAGTCTCGGCCATTAAAGGGCCAATAACGGTTAGCATAATATCGGACTTCACAGGGCTACAGGATAGCACTAAAATAAAACAGATATTTGATGCCCGAGATGCCAATCAAATCAAGGAAATGCTTTCATTCTTACAGGCGCTATACGACTCCGGCGCCGATACTTCACTGCTGGCCCAGCAGATGCTAGATAGTATTCAGAGTTATTTGCAACAAGGGGATGTGTACAGTGATGAGTTCCTACTAGGCCTCGCTGAGAACCTTCACTGGGTGCAGTCAAATATTCGTCAGTCATCATTGCCGCAGCTAGTTTTACAGGTTGGGCTAGCTAAATCGTTCATAAATTCACAGGCTAATAGCACCCAGCCCACAATGCCAATGGCTCTCGCCTCAGCCCAGGTTAATTCACACAAAGAGGTAGGTAATATTGAGGGTGCTAGCACCGCTGGCGCCCCTAAGAGTAAAACCCTAGAGCCCGAGACCAAACTAAGACCTGACAGCGAGGAGTTGTTCATTAAGTCGCTTAGTGTCATCAAGCACTACAACAATTCTTTATATGCAGTCCTGAAAGGAGCGGAGATTAGAGTCTACAAAGATAGTATTGAGGTCGTCTGTAGGTTTAGCTTTCATAAGGATAGAATCGCTGAACCACGAAATACTAGTTTAGTCGAGAAGGCCTTTACCAAGGTGTATGGTCGAAGTATGCATCTAATTATCAAGCTGGAAGCTATTAAAAAGCCCACTCAGATCGATTCTCAGGAAGAATTAGTCAGTTCAGCGATGGCGATACTGGGCGGAGAGGTAATAGATGGCTAA
- the rplL gene encoding 50S ribosomal protein L7/L12, with amino-acid sequence MAEEITKKDEVKEESVASVEENKEVPAKFKSLVDQISELSVLDLSELVKVLEDHFGVSAAAPAAAAAVGGPAGGEAEVEEAKSAYDIMLTATGEKKIDVIKAVREVSGLGLAESKAVVDGAPKMIKEAVPAKEAEEAKKKLEEAGATIELQ; translated from the coding sequence ATGGCAGAAGAAATTACGAAAAAAGATGAAGTTAAAGAGGAATCTGTAGCTTCAGTTGAAGAGAATAAAGAAGTACCCGCAAAGTTTAAATCACTAGTTGACCAAATCTCGGAACTAAGTGTTTTAGATTTGTCAGAATTAGTTAAGGTTTTGGAAGATCACTTTGGCGTAAGTGCTGCCGCTCCAGCTGCAGCAGCTGCGGTTGGTGGTCCAGCAGGTGGTGAAGCGGAAGTCGAAGAGGCTAAAAGTGCTTACGACATTATGCTAACTGCAACAGGCGAAAAGAAAATTGATGTAATCAAGGCAGTGCGCGAAGTATCTGGCCTAGGTCTTGCAGAAAGCAAGGCTGTGGTAGATGGTGCGCCTAAGATGATCAAAGAAGCTGTGCCTGCCAAAGAGGCAGAAGAGGCCAAGAAGAAGCTTGAAGAGGCCGGAGCGACAATTGAATTGCAGTAG
- a CDS encoding GtrA family protein codes for MMSNTKSKPSNKLSEAAQVGRFGLVGILNTLVDFTLLNILAATILPSTLLIFSFTLAGKQYNITGVVLAGLISGTAAMINSFIFNKNFTFKAKKLSPAKLVLFFIITAAGLYLIRPIIFFVFTDVWIWPAQLAYSITSYLRLPFTREFDIRNTALLAAVAVVLFYNYLMYKYFIFNNEK; via the coding sequence ATGATGAGTAACACTAAATCCAAACCTTCTAATAAACTTTCCGAGGCTGCCCAAGTTGGTAGATTTGGTCTAGTTGGCATACTTAACACCCTGGTAGATTTTACCCTGCTAAATATTCTTGCGGCCACAATACTACCCAGTACCCTTTTAATATTTAGCTTTACTCTCGCTGGCAAACAATACAATATTACTGGGGTGGTCTTGGCTGGGTTAATATCTGGAACTGCAGCAATGATTAATAGCTTCATATTCAATAAGAACTTCACCTTTAAGGCAAAAAAGCTATCTCCTGCTAAGTTAGTTTTGTTTTTTATTATTACTGCGGCTGGCCTATATTTAATTCGCCCAATAATATTTTTTGTTTTTACTGATGTCTGGATTTGGCCAGCTCAGCTAGCATACAGCATCACTAGCTACCTAAGGCTACCCTTTACTAGAGAGTTTGATATTAGAAACACCGCCCTGCTAGCAGCTGTAGCAGTTGTTCTGTTTTATAATTATCTAATGTATAAGTACTTTATATTTAATAATGAAAAATAA
- the rplJ gene encoding 50S ribosomal protein L10, which produces MAKTRKQKEADVKVLAEAFTSSKIAVMTDYRGLDVPSINDLRNKLREAGISYKVSKNTLVKVAIAQTELKKADHSVFTGPMAIAFGQDEAQTCKVIADFAKTNENLEIIGGIDESGNTISRENILALAKLPSREILTAQVVGTIAAPLSGFVRVLNGNITQVLHVLNALQVKKGEV; this is translated from the coding sequence ATGGCAAAAACACGCAAGCAAAAAGAGGCTGATGTAAAGGTCTTAGCCGAGGCCTTCACAAGTAGCAAAATTGCCGTAATGACTGATTACCGCGGCTTAGATGTCCCGTCAATTAACGATTTGCGCAATAAGCTACGAGAGGCCGGTATCAGCTATAAGGTAAGTAAAAATACCTTAGTAAAGGTTGCTATCGCACAAACCGAACTTAAAAAAGCCGATCATTCGGTTTTTACAGGACCAATGGCAATTGCTTTTGGTCAGGATGAAGCACAAACCTGCAAAGTAATTGCAGATTTTGCTAAAACAAATGAGAACCTAGAGATCATTGGTGGCATCGATGAATCAGGGAACACAATAAGCCGTGAAAATATCTTAGCGCTAGCTAAGCTACCGAGTCGAGAGATTCTTACGGCCCAAGTAGTAGGTACAATTGCGGCTCCACTAAGTGGATTTGTAAGAGTCCTAAATGGCAATATAACTCAAGTATTGCATGTGCTAAACGCACTGCAAGTTAAGAAGGGAGAAGTATAA